The DNA segment TTTTCAACAGAGTGTGTaacaaaattttatctttttggctTATTTATGATTACCtaaatatagacttttttttttttttttttttttttttaaccatttacaGCAAACTGACGGAAGCAGATCGGCCTGCCAAGCTTAACATTGGTGGCCTCCATTTAGAAACCAATGAAAAGACGCCTAAAGCAATATTTGGGAAATATGTTCCCATATTGGCAGGCAACTGTTATACATatgtttgtttatgtgtgtgtgtgtgtgtgtgtgtatgtgtatgtgtgttgtatgtatgtatgtgtgtgtgtatatatatgtgtgtatgtatgtatacgtgtgtatatatgcatatacatacacattaatATGTCGGTGCTATTTATCTCTACTTTTCCAAAGTAAATGTATAGTTAATATGTTTACTGGAGACATAAGTTGAAATAGTTATTTGTTATTAAACTGTAATTTTCAAGTTTATATTTCATATTGGGAAAATTCTCATGGCAGCAGGTGAAGGGTCTGTGGTAAAGGTCACCTGTtgctgagaaaggaaaatgagcaaAAGTAAGTGTGTTGTGGAGGTGGAGAACAAATTGGAATAAAATAGGCTGACGATTGAGATGACATAGTAGTAAGAATCACAGTAATGATGTGAAATGCAATTTCGTTTTTGGTTTCTTAGTACTCCGTTGAGTCCATTATATAAACGTAagatattttcacataatttaGTTCTTCTGTGAAATGAAGGGGAAATCAGCAAGCTCAAATGCTTTGCATGTATTTTGAGAACGCTGCAGATGCTAAAAATGCTGTCGAGGATATGAATGGAGATGTAACCGTCCCTTATTCttaatctccaaactgcttttcacttAACAGCATTTCAGGATCTTTTTGGTATTACTAAACTTTTGAAGGTGGCGTAATGTCATGTGATCTGAAATGCTTTAGATATCCTCTTCTTTTTGCCTGAGGAAGTGCAAGTGTAGTTGGAAGGATATTGGAATAAACGTTACGTAAATGAACGTATGGCAGTCCTGTTTGTATGTTAGTATTCCAATACAAGTGTAAATAGATCTTCAAAGCTTTCAAGCAGCATTCAAACTTAGAAGGAACTCTCACAGAAAGGAGAGAAATCAGTCAGTATTTCCTAAAAGCTATTAATGGATTTAGTTCCAATTCATGGAAATACATCTATAGCATAGACAAGCTATGGATAGACAGCTAGACAAACTTACAAGGTGGAAAATGTCTACAGAGAGACACCAAGACAGACTCACAAGAAGAAAAgattctttcacattttctgaaaatacatTCTTGAGAAAGTATATTTCAaccagatttttacatttaagGAAGTGTTAAGTACTTGAAAGTAGAAACGAACATGAGAAGATTGAAATTGGGTAACAGAATGACTAACTGGCATTTTTGCCCCATCCTTGCTCTTTCTCTCCTACAAATATTGTTATCCTGTTAACGCAGTGATTTGTTGTAACATGAATACCTAATGACTCCTTTTTCCCAGTGTGTTTGAGGACTTATTTTGATCCAACCAATGGTCTCTGTCTCATTGAATCTTAAATTCTGGGGATTGTGTGTTTATCGCAGCTTTAAAGAGTTGTGTCCTTCTATTACGTACGGAATTCCTTTATATTACCATGAAAATCATTGCATTCTGGACACTTTCAAGTTGTTCTGTTTTACTGCATCACCCCAATCTCCTGTTAGTTCCCGTTACTCTTTATGCTATCACCAACGTGCTTTGCTGGACTTCTTGAGAGTTAATCTTCCCAGCGTGTGTCTCACAAATAGCCATTTATGCTTCAAAAACAGCttacattttacatgtttttcttcaCTGTAAATTGTGGGTATTTTGTCCTCACTGCACCATGTATTAATGTGTTGATCGTTAAATTGACTTAAGTACATATTTAAGTTTTCcttgttgcttttatttctcttacgTCTAGCACACTTCCTGGTACATAGCAGAAAGTCCATTTTTTGTTCAcagttatacttttatattttaagttttagtagaaactgaaAGTTGCTTGGTCTTGTAGGTATGGAAAAAATCTTATGTATAGTaatctgagaaaaataataactaactGGTTactaacaattaaaaatgaactttgaCTTAAGAATTAATGTCTGCCTTCAGCTCGTTGGTAGAACAGGCCTTGTGGAGCCATGGGATTATCCAAAGCCGGGAGAAATGTTTTAGTTGTCACGGAAGTCTAGGAATTTAGGGAAAGAAGGACAGAGTCATACAAGAAATCATTGTAAAAAGTGGttttagacaagaaaaatatTGTGTTTCAGAATCTGTGTTCTTTACATAATATGAAATCATTTTAACATTCAATGTCCCATGTCATGTGGATGAGAGAATTACGGAGGTCCTTCACGCAGAGAGCCAGGCTCCTCCCAGAGAACGACCATGTGTCACCAAGAGATGAGGGTTACACGCAACAAAGGATAggcaaaggaaaaatggaaaaattgttGACTTTTGTTGTGGTGAtgaaattcacaaaacaaaattaaacattttaaggtAAATAGTTAAGTGGCGCTTAATACAACCTGTGTTGTGCAACAACCACCTCcatctagttccagaacattttcatcactccaaactACAACCCCACTACCCGTTAAGCAGTTCCTTTcgttttctcccttccctcagcCCCTAACAAACAGCAATCTGTTTTCTGCCTCTGAAGGTACCTGTTCCGGGTATTTCATGTTGGTGGGCTCAAACAATACAGGACTTTTTATAACTGTCTCCTTTCCTTTGCACGATGCCCTGAAGGATCGTTTACATTGTAGCACTTCTTTCCTTACACAAGCTGCTGACCCATTAttttatttgggttgtttccaccacTGTATTTCTACATACCTATTTGTCTGGGCACCCTTATTCATTTCTCAGTATGTGAGAATGGAATTGCTTGGTCCTGtgataattgtgtttattttcttgggGAACCACCACATTTCTTCATAGTAGCTGCATCATTTTCCATTCCAGCTAGCATTGTGTCAGGGTTCCAAATTATCTACGTCCTCTCAAACACTtgatatttcctgctttttaaaatgtattcccaTTCCAGTGTGTGTGAAGTATGctttctcattttggttttgaaatgcattttctgAATAACTAATTATGATGATTTCTTCCATGTGCCTTTTGAGCATTTGCATATAGTATTTGGAGAAACAACTATTCGTGTGTTTGGTCCTTTATTGTGTTTAAGTTGTAAGTTAGTTATGTTTGGGATACGAGAAGTTGATAATTTAGAATTTGTTGCTTTAACTTACGGAAGCAGAATTCATACGAGTTCCTGAGACACCAGGGATGATGGTCCACCACCTAGAGGTTATGGATACCATGATTGTGGTTATTCTAGTCGGGATGAACATTCCTCTGGAGGATATAGGTACTATAATAGTTTCCGGTTCTGTCAAATGGTTTTCTGAAGATGTTCCTGCTGACCGTAGCAAACCTGTCGTAAATGTAGTGACCGTGACGGCAACGTTGGGGGACGTGGTAGAGATCATTCTGACCATCCAAGAGGAATTTCTTACGTATCAGAGTTATGGTAAGTGTCCAGGTTTGATTTGTACATTATAGTATTATATTTAATAGACCAGGTCattgctttaataaaaatttaaggaaaatcgtaaagaaaaaaatgcacaaaatgcaCTCGCATTGGTGTTAGCTACGTACATTTTCGCCTCCTCACCTAAAGAAGCATCTTGGAGAAAAGCTTAACCCAGCTAAAGATGTAAACATCAACAACATCGTCCATATTCTGGGTCATCAAGTGACAAGACAGTCCAGGCATGGATCCTCAGGCAATCTTATATTCCACAAATCCACCACCTTTCCCCTCACTTCTGCATGTTTGTGTTTTGCCTTAGTCACCTacgccagaaaaaaaaaaaaaaaaaaaaaaaaaaaaagggcgtaTCCTGAATGTCTTCTCATATGCCTCTGAAACCTTTCCCATAAGGCTTCCATATACCTTATGTGCTCATTTCTTCTCACGTTGGTGTGTGAGAAGTCCTGAGAGGCTGATTGTCCCAGAAAAAGATTATGCATTcgcctttaaagaaaaataagctgtGAATTCGACACGAAAGATAACGTTAACATTTCCATTATCCTGTGCTATCTTAATGTGACTGATGATACCCAAAATGAAGGATTTTGCAGGTACCTTACCCCAGCAAACTGGGCCCTGGATATCTCAGTGTCCATCACCCAATGTCATTGAACTATCTCTGCTTCCATAGGATGAAGTAAGCTGTCAACTTAACTGTCTTCTGTTTCTTGTACCTCCCCAACTCTGTGCTATAGAAAGAATCCCAAAACATTTCACACCAATTCACTCTACAAATTCAGAGGCCCAGCTCCCACACAGACTGGTCATTTTCATGAAGAGAATCAAACATATAGATTGATCAATTCATTATGACAGCGGAATCCAGGGGATCaaccgacacacacacacagacacacagacacacacacacacacacacacacagagccacacATCCttaatactgtttattttttattccatacAATTCAATTCCCCCACCCCGCTTCCTGTCTTCATTTGCTGTGACTGGATCTGCTTGTCCTTTAGTTCCTGTGCACAAGACCATGCTGAGTGCTGACATCCTGCATACTGTAGTAAGTTTTCAGGAGTTCTGCCGTGTTAGGTGAACACAGCACCTGTGTCCGATGCTCCATCATATTCAACCCAACATCTGCGCGTTCCCTagagaaacacaaacacatgTCAAATTGCATCTCCTCTGAGccaccatttaaaatgttttaattttacgGCCTGCTGAGAAAAGACTACCCCTTCCCCTTTTGTGATCTCTTCAACTTCCTCCTGCCGTGCATGTGTTACAAACTATTCTCTGCAATACCTGCCCCATTTCCAGTATTCTCTGTGACAGGAGTCAGCTAACAAGACGCGTTGTACACTAAAAGCACACGGAAATCCGATGGGGTAATAGCTTAAGGAAATCCATCGATCTAAACAGTCCTTTGTGGTCTGTGGCAAGGAGGACAACCAGGCACATTCCGGGAGCCCAAGCTTTAGGGGTTGGTAAGATGACTCCCCGTCGGGTTGACGGCCATGGAACCAAGTGCCACAGATTGAAGGTAATAACTCGGCTTTACTTCTCAGTGAGTGTGGACACGCACTATGCTTCCCCGGGCTTAAGACTCCACAGTTATAACCTGCTTTGCAGTGCAGTGTCTCATGTGCCTTTTTCAGCCCAATGCCATGAATGTCCTGGATTCTGTCATGCTGTGTCTTCCTCTCAAGGAATTTCCACATGGATAAGACGGACCCCCAGGTTCTACATTTCTGAAATGAGCCTCCAGGCTCCCTGAATAGAGAGGTGTGTCAACACCCTTATCCCGGGTATCAGACAGCTCCAGTTCCAACTGTACGCCTCACCTGAAATCTCTGTTTCCTCTTCAGGTGGCTTCATCCTCCTGTAGTATTGCAGGGGATTGCGCCACAGGTCCTTACATAGGATCTGTCAGGGGAATCAACCGGAAAAGGCCTCATGAGAGCTCAGACTGGTGACCCAAGCAGCTGGGAACACACCGGGGTCATTCCTCATGTTTCCCAGCAAGGACCCACCTCAGCAATCCTATTGGATCCTGCGAAGTTGTGGTCAGAAAACCAGTTGAAGAAGTTAAGACCGCTGTTGTTGTGTCTGCGGCGATAGGCCTCAACTTCATAATCCTGACACCACTGAATTGGAGTGGAATGAGAAGCCCTGTATTCTACAGACAGAGGATGTTTTGGTAAGGGGGCTGGAACACGTTGgcactgatccacccaccttcctCCTTCCACTACCCATCCTGGGAGCCACCTGTCACCTGTGACGTTCACGAGATATTCCTTGGTAATCACTTTATTCTGGAAGTAGGGGTTACTCCGAAAGAACAACATGATCTGGCAGAGATGAACGGGATGCTTCGCTTCTTTCACCTGTCCGGACAAGGTGGAGAAAGCTTAAACACCTTTTTGGCTGAGGTGCCCACTGTTGCCTGCAGGAATAAATTATGTCCCTTGCCCTCCCCCACTCAACCCTCCAGCCTTAGTCTTCCCGGCCTCACCTCCAAGTTGATCATGTAGCTCAGCATGTCTTCATCTTGGTCAGTGAGCAGGGCCGACATCTGAGGGTGGTTTGCAATCTGATTGAGGTCAAAGAGCCTTGAGATGCAACGGAAAGAAAAGCTAGAAGCAACGGGGAAGGCCTAAGAGCACCCAGAGGGGCGGCTAGGGGATTTTTTCAGATCTGCATCCATGAATgacctccctttctcctctccctccccctgaaTTCAGACCTCTCGGGGTTCACCGAGGGTGTATCATTGTGAGGCTGACCGCACTGACACGGGGAGGGGCGATATGCAGAGAACTGCCGGTGTCTGAGGCCTGGCAGAATCTGCTCATACCCGAAGAAGCCCAGTCCCAGATCGGACTGGCAAGGCGGAGCAGTCACAGTCCCTTAACAATAGCTTGATTCACAGCAACACGTGTTCTGCTGAGAACTCGCTTCTGCTCTTCAGAAAGATGCCCCAAACGTCTGCTGCTTGGCACCATGAAGCGTTTCTCTCACGCACGCAGGAAAATAGTACCCGTGTCTGCTCTGGCTTTCTTCAGCCACATTTGTCTGTGGACACTCACCCGTGTTCCCCAAATGGTCACATCGACGCCGAGCCGCCCGTAAGTTCCTTACACTTCCCAAGAGCACCTCTCAACtggaaaagcagaagaaacactGCAAAGGATACAACATTGGCCCAGAAGCCAGGCATGCTCTGGATGATGGCGCCTCTGCGGTCCAGGTGGGGCTTGCGCCTCCGCTCCATCTTTTCCCTCTGCTGAGAAAAGGCCTTCCTGGCTCGGGCATTAACCGGCTCCAGCTCCACCTGAACGGCCAGCAGCTCCTCCAGTGCAGACTCTGGGCTCATGGGCCCAGGGCCAGGCTGTGCCCGCTGGACCTGCTCCTGCCGCTTCTCGTCGGCTTCCTGGTGggccaccacctccacctccgccATTATGTCATCCGCTCCCAGCACCGCCTCCTCCCCCAAAGCTACCTGCTCGCTCTGCGCCCCGGCCTCCCCCTCCTGTAGAGACTCCATCCTGAAGACGGTGCCCCCCTTCGGACTCCCACTGACCACCGCCTGTGCTGCCGGACCCTCACCGCAGGAACCCTGCCGCTGCCCTTCACCGCAGCCGGTGGGACGGCGGGCCCTCAGGGCGCATGCGCCGGGCTAGCAGGCGCCCCCTAAGGGACTGCACGCAAAGGGCGCAGGGAGCCGCGGGAAGACATGGAGACCAAAGGGCACCAGGAGCCCCTCCAAGACCGCGGTTCTCCCCTGGCGGCCAGTCAGTGCGAGGGCGGTGGGCGTCTCCCCGGGCAGCAGCAACCTAGGCTGGCCTGCAGTCCCAACCTCCCGAGCTATGcctcctctgagaagccctcGGGGCTTGCGCCAGGTAGCGCTGCATCCAGGCACACGCGGGCTGCGTGGCCTTTGGAATCTTGGGCATGGAAGCCCTGTGCCCTCACTGACATCCTGAGTGTGGCAAGCCATTGACCCACACGGCACGTATGAAACATCTCACTTCACTGGGCAGGCCAGGTAGATGGAATGGAATACTGCAGATCCAGAGGAGAAGTCTCTCTGGCTGCTGGGGCGAGGGCAGCCGAGGCGGCCTGGGGAAAGTGGGTCTGGGCGGGCGCGTGGGAGGAAAGTCTCTTGGTTAGGCTGAGGTGGAATTCGTCTGCTCCAGAGGCCAGAAGGCCGGCACGCCCTCTGGCAGGTCTATGACAATACAGACTCCGCGTAGCAGGCTTCCTCCCGGAGGGTGCTGTACGGAAAGGAGCATTCCAAAGGGGCTCCCGTCCTATGCCCTAGACGTACCGGAGGCCAGCCTCCAGGGCTGGCCATGGACAGCCAGCGTGCACACCGTTGTGCACTGCCTTGCCGACCCAGAGGCTCCCATAGCGCTGAAGCGCCTGTCTCCCCCCTGCTGGCGCTGGACCCAAAGGGGTGTAGGCCCTGAGCATACATAACCTCCTTTGCACCCAAGCCATTCCCATAGGGAGCGCCAGGCACGACCCTGCAGCCCCTTCTACCTACAGGGCTTCCCTCAGGTGGACAGGCCCACCCGTCAGGAAGCCCAGGACAAGAGGACACCACACACCTGGACGTCAGCAGAGCGTGTCCAACATCCAGCACACAAGGGCCTCCTGCGGCTCCTGAACCCTGAGGAAGCAGCCGCCTTATATCACCCCGCCCCCCGCCCTCGGCCGCAACCACTTCCTCTGTCTCCTTTCCCTAGTTAGTGCAGGTTTCTTGGCCTggctctccccaccccaaaaACCACCACAGTTGTGAGGTTGCCTCCTCGACAGACAGCGACAGAGAAGCAACAAGCGAGGGCGACAGGCCAGATGCTCCAGATTCTCTGTGCTCTTGAAAATTGCAGGGTGTCACGAGACTTGCTCAACGAGTCGTCTGGAGGCTCCTTGACCAGAGGTAAATTGTTTGGCACACTCAGTTGTTGTCCTGGGTCAGAAACCATGGTGAAGTCCTGCTTTGCTGCACGATGGATGTGCAGGTCAGGCTGGGGAGCCTGGGTCTGCGGGAGGGGTCCAGTGTCTGAGTCCGTTTGAGGCCTCCCTGGGGCCCGCGGTGtctcagtggcagagctgggaatgGGAAACTCATGCTTCACTCCAGCTAGCAGGCCACCTCAGTCCAGCTAGATGAAATGGTCGCTTCGAGTCCATCCCgtttctccttgttggccaggcaggtggaGGAACTCAGTCATCCCCAGTTACTGGCGGCTGAATGAAGATTTCCTTTTGTCACAACTTTAACTTCCACAGTGAAAGTCATCCTGAAGGACTATTGCTTTGGCATCCTTGGTAAGGAGTGCCTCCCAGCATAGTAGGGGAGCTGGTGTGTGGGAGGGTCTGTGTGGCATGAAACTTCCTGGCTCCTCTCCCCCCAGGGAACGGGGTGTCTCATTGCACTTCAGTCCGGTGGTTCCGGGATCATAAAGATAGAGCCTCCAGCTGCAGGCAGAACATTGC comes from the Macaca fascicularis isolate 582-1 chromosome Y, T2T-MFA8v1.1 genome and includes:
- the LOC141409529 gene encoding LOW QUALITY PROTEIN: testis-specific Y-encoded protein 2-like (The sequence of the model RefSeq protein was modified relative to this genomic sequence to represent the inferred CDS: deleted 1 base in 1 codon), whose protein sequence is MRPEGPPSHRLGEGQRQGSCGEGPAAQAVVSGSPKGGTVFRMESLQEGEAGAQSEQVALGEEAVLGADDIMAEVEVVAHQEADEKRQEQVQRAQPGPGPMSPESALEELLAVQVELEPVNARARKAFSQQREKMERRRKPHLDRRGAIIQSMPGFWANVIANHPQMSALLTDQDEDMLSYMINLEVKEAKHPVHLCQIMLFFRSNPYFQNKVITKEYLVNVTEYRASHSTPIQWCQDYEVEAYRRRHNNSGLNFFNWFSDHNFAGSNRIAEILCKDLWRNPLQYYRRMKPPEEETEISGNAQMLG